In Candidatus Binataceae bacterium, the DNA window GGTCCGGCTGAGACCCTCTTCGAGGCTAATCCGAGGCTCCCAGCCGAGCACCTTGCGCAGGCGCGTATTGTCGGAGTTGCGGCCGCGCACGCCCTGCGGCCCGGGGACGTAGCGCTTGGCGATGCGGATGCCGGCGATCGCCGCGACCATGTCGGCCAGATGGTTTATCGTGACCAGCCGGTCCTGCCCCAGATTTAGCGGCTCGCGGTACTCCGAGCGGATCAGCTTGTGGATCCCAACCACGCAGTCGTCGATGTAACAAAACGAGCGAGTCTGCTCGCCGTCGCCCCAGATATCGATCTCGTGATTACCGGCGAGCTTGGCGATCGCGACCTTGCGGCACATCGCGGCCGGCGCTTTTTCGCGCCCGCCGTCCCAAGTGCCGAGCGGTCCGAAGATGTTGTGAAAGCGCACGATGCGGGTCTCGATCCCGTAGTCTTCGCGATAGTGGCTGCAGAGCCGCTCGGTAATCAGTTTCTCCCAGCCGTACGCGTCCTGCGGCTGTGCCGGATAGGCTTCCTCCTCGCGCAGCGGCGTCACCTCAGCGTCGGTCTGGCGGTACTCGGGATAAACACAGGCCGACGAGCAATACAGATAGCGCTCGACATTATTTTGCCGCGCCGACTCCAGCGTGTGGATATTGATCAGCGAGTTGTCACGTAGAATCTGCGCGTGATGCGACGAGATGAAGCCCATCCCGCCCATGTCGGCCGCGAGCGCATAGACCTCCCGCACACCGCAGGTCGCTTCGAGGCAATCGTCGATGCGCCGCAGATCGAGCAGCGCAAACTCGTCCGCCGGACTAGCCTCATATTCGGGGTATTTCACATCGGCGCCACGGACCCAGTAACCCTGGCCCTTCAGATAGCGAACCAGATGATGTCCGATGAAACCTCCGGCACCAGTGACCAGGACTTTCCTCATGAGTGGCTCCCTCCCTATTTAGTCCACGTCGGCAGCGCGGGAGACGTCCGCCGACACCAGGTTGCCGTTGAAAGCACCCGCCAGCTTC includes these proteins:
- a CDS encoding NAD-dependent epimerase/dehydratase family protein, producing the protein MRKVLVTGAGGFIGHHLVRYLKGQGYWVRGADVKYPEYEASPADEFALLDLRRIDDCLEATCGVREVYALAADMGGMGFISSHHAQILRDNSLINIHTLESARQNNVERYLYCSSACVYPEYRQTDAEVTPLREEEAYPAQPQDAYGWEKLITERLCSHYREDYGIETRIVRFHNIFGPLGTWDGGREKAPAAMCRKVAIAKLAGNHEIDIWGDGEQTRSFCYIDDCVVGIHKLIRSEYREPLNLGQDRLVTINHLADMVAAIAGIRIAKRYVPGPQGVRGRNSDNTRLRKVLGWEPRISLEEGLSRT